In Streptomyces rapamycinicus NRRL 5491, the genomic stretch CGCGACCCTGCTGCTCATCGGGGCCAGCATGATCGTGACCACTCTGGAGCAGCTCCGCGAGCGCAAGCGGCTGCTGTCCGTCCTGGTCGCCTTCGGCACCCGGCGCACCACGCTCAGCTGGTCCGTGCTGTGGCAGACCGCGGTCCCGGTGGTGCTGGGCCTGGCGCTGTCGATCGCGGGCGGGCTGGCGCTCGGCGTGATGCTGCTGAAGATGGTCGGCCAGCCGCTGGCCGTGGACTGGTCCGGGCTCGGCACCATGACCGGCATCGGCGGCGGGGTCATCCTGCTGGTGACCCTGGTCAGCCTGCCGCCGCTGTGGCGGATGATGCGGCCGGAGGGTCTGCGGACGGAGTAGGTCCCTCCGCTGACTGCCATCGGGGGCCGTTCCCATCCGCGGGAACGGCCCCCGATGGCATGTTCAGCGGGCGACCCGTACCGGCAGCGGCCGCAGCGCCTCCCGCAGGGCCTCCGCGAACGCCTCGAACTCCTCCGTGCGCGCCGCGCCCGCCCGCATGGCCAGGGCTATCCGGCGGGCGGGCGCCGGATCGGCGAAGTCCCCCGTGGCCAGGTGGTCGTTGCGCGCGGTCTCCACCCGGAGCGCGGTACGCGGCAGCAGCGTCACCCCGAGCCCGCCCGCGACCAGCTGCACCAGGGTGGAGAGCCCGGCGGCGCTGGTGGTCACCGGAGTGCCCTCGGTGCGGCCGGCCTCACGGCAGATGTCCAGCGCCTGGTCCCGCAGGCAGTGGCCCTCGTCGAGCAGCAGCAGATCCAGCTCCTTGAGCGCCTCGCGGGGGATGTCATCGCGCCCTCCCAGCCAGTGGTCCCGCGGGGTGACCAGCACGAAGTCCTCGTCGAACAGCGGCATTTCGACCACCCCTGGCGCGCCGAGCGGCACCGCGAGCAGCAACAGATCCAGACGGCCGTGGGCCAGTCCCTCCAGCAGCGAGGCGGTCTGCTCCTCGTGCACCTGGAGATCGAGCCGGGGGTAGCGCTGTTGCACCAGCCGCAGCACGGTCGGCAGCAGATACGGCGCCACGGTCGGGATCACCCCGAGCCGCAGCACACCCGTGAACGGCGCCCGGGCCGCCTCGGCCTCCTCCAGCAGCTCCCCGACCGCCTCGAGCACGGTGCGTGCACGGACCGCCAGCCGCTCCCCCGCCGGACTGAGCAGCACCTTGCGCGTCGTACGCTCGAGCAGCTGGACACCGAGTGCCTCCTCAAGCGCCGCGACGGCGCCCGAGAGCGCGGGCTGGCTCATCCCGATGGCGGCCGCGGCATCGCGGAAGTGCAGCTGCTCCGCGACCGCGACAAAGGCCCTGAGCTGGGAAATGCTCGGCTGGCGCGGTTTGCCGGGCGATGTGGGTGATGCGGCCACTGATAGCCACCTCCAATCAACCCCACCGAGTGTAGCTATTTCACTGATCAATGCACTCTGTGCCAGGGTGGAGCCGTCCAACCCCAGGAAAACCCGGACGACCGGGTCTTTCCTATGCGAAAGCTGCAAGGAGTACGCGTGCTCACCGTCGGTGACAAGTTCCCCGAGTACGACCTGACCGCCTGCGTGTCGCTGGAGAGCGGCAAGGAGTTCGAGCAGATCAACCACAAGACCTACGAGGGCAAGTGGAAGATCGTTTTCGCGTGGCCGAAAGACTTTACTTTCGTGTGCCCGACCGAGATCGCGGCCTTCGGCAAGCTGAACGACGAGTTCGCCGACCGTGACGCCCAGGTCCTGGGCTTCTCCGGCGACTCCGAGTTCGTCCACCACGCCTGGCGCAAGGACCACCCGGACCTGCGCGACCTGCCGTTCCCGATGCTGGCCGACTCCAAGCACGAGCTGATGCGCGACCTCGGCATCGAGGGCGAGGACGGCTTCGCGCAGCGCGCCGTCTTCATCGTGGACCAGAACAACGAGATCCAGTTCACCATGGTGACGGCCGGTTCCGTGGGCCGTAACCCCAAGGAGGTCCTGCGGGTGCTGGACGCCCTGCAGACCGACGAGCTGTGCCCCTGCAACTGGAGCAAGGGCGAGGACACCCTGGACCCGGTGGCCCTCCTCTCCGGAGAGTGAGCTGATTCGCCATGGCACTCGATGAGCTGAAGTCCGCGCTGCCGGACTACGCCAAGGACCTCAAGCTGAACCTCGGTTCGGTGATCGGCAACTCGGAGCTTCCGCGGCAGCAGCTGTGGGGCACCGTGCTGGCCTGCGCGATCGCCTCGCGTTCGGCGCGCGTGCTGACCGAGCTGGAGCCGGAGGCCAAGGCCAACCTCTCGCCGGAGGCGTACACCGCCGCCAAGTCGGCGGCCGCCATCATGGCGATGAACAACGTCTTCTACCGGACCCGGCACCTCCTGTCCGACCCGGAGTACGGCAACCTGCGCGCGGGGCTGCGGATGAACGTCATCGGCAACCCGGGTGTGGAGAAGGCCGACTTCGAGCTGTGGTCGCTGGCCGTGTCCGCGATCAACGGCTGCGGAATGTGCCTCGACTCGCATGAGCAGGTGCTCCGCAAGGCGGGCGTGGACCGCGAGACGATCCAGGAAGCCTTCAAGATCGCCTCGGTGCTGCAGGCGGTCGGCGCCACCCTGGACGCCGAGGGCGTCCTGGCCGCGGGCGGCTGACCTCGGTCACATCCGAGCACGTAGAAAACCCGAAGGGCGCCCCACCGATCGGTGGGGCGCCCTTCGGCGTTCGTTCATCGGCCCATGGCACCGGACCGGATCATCGGTCCCCGCCCTCCCCGGGCGGCAGACCCGGCGGCGCGGTGGGCGCCGCACCGGAGGCAGTGGCTCCGTGCGGGCCCGGGACGGCGCGCAGGGCGTTCTCCTGGCTGTAGCCGCGCAAGTAGACGACGACCGTATTGGCGACCGCCACCAGCGGAACGGCCACCACCGCGCCGCCGATACCGCCGATCAGCGAACCGGCCGCGACCGAGAGCACCACGGCCAGCGGATGGACCCGCACCGCCCGGCCGAGGATGAACGGCTGGAGCACATGGCCCTCGATCTGCTGCACGGCGAGCACCACGATCAGCACCATCGCCCCCGTGAAGACGCCCTGGGTGACCAGCGCCACGACCACCGCGAGCGCACCGGAGACCACCGCGCCCACCAGCGGGATGAAGGCGAAGAGGAAGATGAAGACGGCCAGCGGCACGGCCATCGGCACATCGAGGAAGAACAGACCCACGCCGATGAAGATCGCGTCGATCAGCGCCACGATCACCGTGCCGCGCACATACGCGGTCAGCGTCGACCAGGCGCGCGGGCCCGCGCCCGCCACGCCCTCGCGGGCCTGGGCGGGGACCAGCTTGAGGGTCCAGTTCCAGATCTTCGGGCCGTCGTACAGCAGGAAGAGCGTGGAGAACATGGTCAGCAGGATGCCCGTCAGCACCTCGACGACGACCGTGACGCCCTCCAGCCCCGCCGAGGTGATCTGCTCGGTGTTGGCGCCGACCGCCTCGCGCAGGCTCTTGGCCACGTGGTTGATCTGCTTCTCGGTCACATGGAACGGGCTGTGCAGCAGCCAGCGCCGCAGATCGTCGATACCGGCCTGGACCTCGCCCGAGACCTCGTCGACGTTCTCCATGACCTGCCAGACCACGAACCACACGACCAGGCCCATGACGACGAAGCCGGCGATGAAGGTGAGCGCGGTGGCCAGCCCGCGCGGCACACCGCGCCGGCGCAGCCGGGTGACGGTGGGCTCCAGCAGCGCGGTGATGAGGATCGCGACGGTGAAGGACAGCACCACCAGCTGGACGGAGCTGATGACCCGCATGAGCACCCACACCGTGCCGCCGAGCACCAGCAGTCGCCAGGCCGCCTCGGCTGCCACGCGGACGCCCCAGGGCACGGCGGCCACCGGATCGGGTCTGGCGGAGACGGCGGGGGCGTAGGCGGGCGGGGCGGGCACACTGGCCGGCTGCTCCGGCCGGGCGGTTTCGCCCTCCCCCGCGGCGCCCTCGGGGCTCTCGGGGCGCTCCGGGGTCTCGGGGCCTTCCGGGCTCTTCCGGCCCGCGGCGCCCTCAGCGCTCTCGGCACCCCGCGGGCGTTCTTCGGATGGTCCGGGCCCCGGTCCGGGCCTCGGTTCAGATCCCCGTTCGGGCCCCGGTCCGGGCCCCGGTGGCGTCCGCGGGCCGGTGTCGCCGTCGCCCTCGCGCCCCCGCATCTCGGCCTGTTGGGATTCGAGCCGGTGGGCGAGCCGGGTAAGTCCGGTTCCCAGCCTGCCGACCCACTGCGGCAATTTGGACATTTCTCGTTTCCTACCCCCAGTTTCCCCCTAGGCCGTCAAGGAGACGTTACCTGCCGAGGATGCGCGAAACCCCCGACCTTGGCCGGGGGTTTCGTGAAGCGTTCGATCCTGTGCCGCTACCGGGCGGGGCCCGGTGGAACCGGCTCAGTAGTGGCCGTTGGCCTGCCAGAACGACCAAGCGTCACACGGGCTGCCGTAGCGCTCGTTCATGTAGTTCAGGCCCCACTTGATCTGGGTGGCCGGGTTGGTCTGCCAGTCGGCGCCCGCCGAGGCCATCTTGCCGGCCGGCAGCGCCTGCACCAGACCGTAGGCACCCGACGACGGGTTGGTGGCCTTGTAGTTCCAGGTGGACTCGTGGTCCACGATGTTGCTGAAGCACTGGAACTGGCCACTCGGCACGATCTGCCGCGCCATCGCCTGGACCTCGGAGATGGTGTACGAAGCCTGCTGGGGGAAGCTGGAGGAGTCACGCGTGGCCGAACGGCTCGCGACCTCCTTCTTCTCCTTCGCCTCGCGCTCCTTGGCCAGCTTCTCGGCGGCTGCCTTGTCCGCGGCGGCCTTCTTGGCCTTCGCGTCCTTGGCCGCCTGCTTGCGGGCTGACTCCTCGGCGGACTTGCGCGCCTCCGCGTCGGCCGCGGTGGACTGGACGTCCGCCTGCTGCGTCAGGGATGCGGTCTGCGCGACGGCCTGCTGCCCAGCAGGTATGTCCGCAAGGAGCGTCGAATCGGCGGCGGTCGCCTCGATCGGGTCGGACGAGCCCTGCTGCTGCTGTCCGCCCGCGGCGACGCCGACGACGGCGCCCACAGTGGTGACCGCGGTGGCCGAAGCCACTGCGAATCCCCGGACCGAAATCCGGCTCACTCGGTTTCCTTCCAGCATCGCCCGCTTAGGTGACCTCGCGGGCGCAATCGTGCCCCTGGCGCTGTCCTCCCCTTGTTCCGTCCCCGGTGGTGCGATGGGGTCGACTGGTCACGGGAGGCACGGGCCCGGTGGGGATCTCCCGCGGGAGATCCTCGAGGTGCTCGGGCGGCATACGGCGAACGCTGTTTAGTTCTGATACTGCTGTTGCTCGGTACCGCTGGGGGTACTGGTGTGCCGTATGCGGGGCCTGACAGAACCCACACACTGCCGGACGCGGAGCCCCCTAGGCAATTCCCCGCCAGGTGTGAAAGCTCACATCCTGTTTACGCCCTAGGGTTTCTGGAAATCCCCGCGCACCAAGACGCCGCGCGGCTAAGCTCATTGGCCTTTCCGCGCGGCGCCCTGTAGCCGCAAACGACTCAACCAGCTCAGATGTGGCTGTCCTCCAGCATTTCGGTCACCAGCGCCGCGATCGGCGAACGCTCGGAACGGGTCAGGGTGACATGCGCGAACAGCGGATGCCCCTTCAGCTTCTCGACCACCGCCACCACACCGTCGTACCGCCCGACGCGGAGGTTGTCCCGCTGCGCCACATCGTGGGTGAGCACCACCCGGGAGTTGGCGCCGATCCGGGACAGAACGGTGAGCAGCACGTTCCGCTCCAGCGACTGGGCCTCGTCCACGATGACGAAGGCGTCATGGAGCGAGCGGCCACGGATGTGCGTCAGCGGCATCACTTCCAGCATGCCGCGCCCCACGACCTCCTCGATCACCTCGGCGCTGGTCACCGCGGACAGGGTGTCGAAGACCGCCTGTGCCCAAGGGCTCATCTTCTCGGCCTCGGTG encodes the following:
- a CDS encoding hydrogen peroxide-inducible genes activator; this encodes MAASPTSPGKPRQPSISQLRAFVAVAEQLHFRDAAAAIGMSQPALSGAVAALEEALGVQLLERTTRKVLLSPAGERLAVRARTVLEAVGELLEEAEAARAPFTGVLRLGVIPTVAPYLLPTVLRLVQQRYPRLDLQVHEEQTASLLEGLAHGRLDLLLLAVPLGAPGVVEMPLFDEDFVLVTPRDHWLGGRDDIPREALKELDLLLLDEGHCLRDQALDICREAGRTEGTPVTTSAAGLSTLVQLVAGGLGVTLLPRTALRVETARNDHLATGDFADPAPARRIALAMRAGAARTEEFEAFAEALREALRPLPVRVAR
- a CDS encoding peroxiredoxin, coding for MLTVGDKFPEYDLTACVSLESGKEFEQINHKTYEGKWKIVFAWPKDFTFVCPTEIAAFGKLNDEFADRDAQVLGFSGDSEFVHHAWRKDHPDLRDLPFPMLADSKHELMRDLGIEGEDGFAQRAVFIVDQNNEIQFTMVTAGSVGRNPKEVLRVLDALQTDELCPCNWSKGEDTLDPVALLSGE
- a CDS encoding alkyl hydroperoxide reductase — protein: MALDELKSALPDYAKDLKLNLGSVIGNSELPRQQLWGTVLACAIASRSARVLTELEPEAKANLSPEAYTAAKSAAAIMAMNNVFYRTRHLLSDPEYGNLRAGLRMNVIGNPGVEKADFELWSLAVSAINGCGMCLDSHEQVLRKAGVDRETIQEAFKIASVLQAVGATLDAEGVLAAGG
- a CDS encoding AI-2E family transporter, with the translated sequence MSKLPQWVGRLGTGLTRLAHRLESQQAEMRGREGDGDTGPRTPPGPGPGPERGSEPRPGPGPGPSEERPRGAESAEGAAGRKSPEGPETPERPESPEGAAGEGETARPEQPASVPAPPAYAPAVSARPDPVAAVPWGVRVAAEAAWRLLVLGGTVWVLMRVISSVQLVVLSFTVAILITALLEPTVTRLRRRGVPRGLATALTFIAGFVVMGLVVWFVVWQVMENVDEVSGEVQAGIDDLRRWLLHSPFHVTEKQINHVAKSLREAVGANTEQITSAGLEGVTVVVEVLTGILLTMFSTLFLLYDGPKIWNWTLKLVPAQAREGVAGAGPRAWSTLTAYVRGTVIVALIDAIFIGVGLFFLDVPMAVPLAVFIFLFAFIPLVGAVVSGALAVVVALVTQGVFTGAMVLIVVLAVQQIEGHVLQPFILGRAVRVHPLAVVLSVAAGSLIGGIGGAVVAVPLVAVANTVVVYLRGYSQENALRAVPGPHGATASGAAPTAPPGLPPGEGGDR
- a CDS encoding transglycosylase SLT domain-containing protein → MLEGNRVSRISVRGFAVASATAVTTVGAVVGVAAGGQQQQGSSDPIEATAADSTLLADIPAGQQAVAQTASLTQQADVQSTAADAEARKSAEESARKQAAKDAKAKKAAADKAAAEKLAKEREAKEKKEVASRSATRDSSSFPQQASYTISEVQAMARQIVPSGQFQCFSNIVDHESTWNYKATNPSSGAYGLVQALPAGKMASAGADWQTNPATQIKWGLNYMNERYGSPCDAWSFWQANGHY